In one window of Danaus plexippus chromosome 7, MEX_DaPlex, whole genome shotgun sequence DNA:
- the LOC116770982 gene encoding DNA translocase FtsK, with amino-acid sequence MYRLLAFAFVFALAACQQQEGARRVPKYAGDPKTAAIVQEARYLSGNGAFGAAYQQEDGIDFKEETDADGNRKGSYSYIDPTGQRKTVNYIAGKNGFQAIGDHIPTAPLPVAPTPGYQPDPRYNSPDYKSPQYSAPQQYSAPVAPRNYGGKPSVDDGQYHPELYENDNYVAPQQQYQSQSQYQPQPQYQPQPQYQPQPQYQPQPQYQPQPQPQYQSNNIYPGVQQAQYSGIQSQQYNSQPARQDYYDATTPPPSRFFPPGKFSLNRAPDGYTYSFHKV; translated from the coding sequence ATGTACAGGCTCTTAGCATTCGCCTTTGTGTTCGCGTTGGCCGCGTGTCAGCAACAAGAAGGAGCAAGACGTGTTCCAAAATATGCGGGTGACCCTAAAACAGCCGCAATTGTGCAAGAAGCTCGCTATCTCAGTGGAAATGGTGCCTTCGGCGCTGCTTACCAACAGGAAGATGGTATTGACTTTAAAGAGGAGACAGACGCTGATGGCAACAGGAAGGGAAGCTACTCGTACATCGACCCTACAGGACAAAGGAAGACAGTGAACTATATAGCTGGTAAAAACGGATTCCAAGCTATCGGGGACCACATTCCCACAGCTCCTCTACCTGTAGCTCCTACCCCCGGTTATCAGCCAGACCCTCGTTACAATTCTCCCGACTACAAGTCACCACAATACAGTGCACCCCAACAGTATTCCGCCCCTGTAGCGCCtcgtaattacggcggtaaACCCAGTGTCGATGATGGACAATACCACCCTGAACTATACGAAAATGATAACTATGTTGCACCTCAACAGCAATACCAATCTCAATCTCAATACCAACCTCAGCCTCAATATCAACCTCAACCTCAATACCAACCTCAACCTCAATACCAACCTCAACCACAATACCAGCCCCAGCCTCAACCCCAATATCAATCTAACAACATCTACCCAGGAGTACAACAAGCTCAGTACAGTGGAATCCAGTCGCAACAATACAATTCACAGCCAGCCCGTCAAGATTATTACGATGCCACCACACCGCCACCATCCCGATTCTTCCCACCAGGAAAATTCAGCCTAAACCGCGCACCTGATGGTTACACTTACTCATTCcacaaagtataa
- the LOC116770666 gene encoding chymotrypsin BI-like isoform X2: MDIIVIYYIMALGFKMCVTDDFFGDMNPINYHSKFGIPKARALLRDVSSNKIIISEITGGEITRIQDVPYQAGLIINLSELMTSVCGGSLITSTRVLTAAHCYDDGVLVAMSFTIVLGTMNLFKGGRRIKTDLVTVHPMWNTRILENDLAVLHIPKIKFSDLKVTSTQYLSSVSLTIISNEECSAMYPGYIQDSHICTIGNNTGSTCHGDSGGPLAVKIHGKSILVGATSFGSNTGCEKGYPAVYTRITSFVDWIVSV, translated from the exons ATGGATATCattgtcatttattatattatggcTTTGGGATTTAAAATGTGTGTTACTGATGATTTCTTTGGAGACATGAATCCTATAAACTACCACAGTAAATTTGGTATACCTAAAGCCAGAGCATTACTAAGAGACGTatcaagtaataaaataattattagtgaAATTACCGGAGGAGAAATCACCCGCATACAAGATGTTCCTTATCAA GCTGGACTGATAATAAATCTCAGTGAGCTTATGACTTCCGTTTGTGGAGGTTCTTTGATAACTAGCACTCGTGTACTAACCGCAGCCCATTGCTATGATGACGGCGTATTGGTGGCCATGTCATTTACAATTGTTCTTGGAACCATGAACTTGTTTAAAGGTGGACGACGCATTAAAACGGATCTAGTGACAGTCCACCCTATGTGGAATACGAGGATTTTGGAGAATGATCTCGCTGTGTTACATATACCTAAGATAAAATTCAGCG ATCTTAAAGTAACATCCACACAATATCTGAGTTCGGTatctttaacaataatttctaACGAGGAATGTTCCGCCATGTATCCTGGGTACATCCAAGATTCCCATATTTGCACCATAGGGAACAACACTGGAAGTACATGTCATGGCGACTCCGGGGGACCGCTTGCTGTCAAAATACACGGAAAAAGTATTTTG GTGGGAGCTACGTCTTTCGGGTCCAACACCGGATGTGAAAAAGGCTATCCGGCTGTTTACACAAGAATAACATCATTCGTCGACTGGATTGTAAgcgtgtaa
- the LOC116770666 gene encoding collagenase-like isoform X1, producing the protein MDIIVIYYIMALGFKMCVTDDFFGDMNPINYHSKFGIPKARALLRDVSSNKIIISEITGGEITRIQDVPYQAGLIINLSELMTSVCGGSLITSTRVLTAAHCYDDGVLVAMSFTIVLGTMNLFKGGRRIKTDLVTVHPMWNTRILENDLAVLHIPKIKFSDSIQPIALPNEDMLSHKFTGWKSLASGFGIIGDDLKVTSTQYLSSVSLTIISNEECSAMYPGYIQDSHICTIGNNTGSTCHGDSGGPLAVKIHGKSILVGATSFGSNTGCEKGYPAVYTRITSFVDWIVSV; encoded by the exons ATGGATATCattgtcatttattatattatggcTTTGGGATTTAAAATGTGTGTTACTGATGATTTCTTTGGAGACATGAATCCTATAAACTACCACAGTAAATTTGGTATACCTAAAGCCAGAGCATTACTAAGAGACGTatcaagtaataaaataattattagtgaAATTACCGGAGGAGAAATCACCCGCATACAAGATGTTCCTTATCAA GCTGGACTGATAATAAATCTCAGTGAGCTTATGACTTCCGTTTGTGGAGGTTCTTTGATAACTAGCACTCGTGTACTAACCGCAGCCCATTGCTATGATGACGGCGTATTGGTGGCCATGTCATTTACAATTGTTCTTGGAACCATGAACTTGTTTAAAGGTGGACGACGCATTAAAACGGATCTAGTGACAGTCCACCCTATGTGGAATACGAGGATTTTGGAGAATGATCTCGCTGTGTTACATATACCTAAGATAAAATTCAGCG ATTCAATACAGCCTATTGCCCTTCCAAATGAAGACATGCTTTCTCACAAGTTTACGGGTTGGAAGTCTTTAGCTTCTGGATTCGGCATCATTGGGGATG ATCTTAAAGTAACATCCACACAATATCTGAGTTCGGTatctttaacaataatttctaACGAGGAATGTTCCGCCATGTATCCTGGGTACATCCAAGATTCCCATATTTGCACCATAGGGAACAACACTGGAAGTACATGTCATGGCGACTCCGGGGGACCGCTTGCTGTCAAAATACACGGAAAAAGTATTTTG GTGGGAGCTACGTCTTTCGGGTCCAACACCGGATGTGAAAAAGGCTATCCGGCTGTTTACACAAGAATAACATCATTCGTCGACTGGATTGTAAgcgtgtaa